In the Aneurinibacillus soli genome, one interval contains:
- a CDS encoding DEAD/DEAH box helicase: MSAFSLLSKNIQKRVWDMGWEAFTPVQNQTIPAVIQTDKDVIISSGTASGKTEAAFLPILTKIEDTADSQLKALYISPLKALINNQFERIEKLCTYTNIPVYRWHGDVNQSQKKKFIKKPAGILQITPESLESLFINRTGQVKSIFHSLDFIVIDEIHSFLGTERGTHLRSLLSRLEPYCTARPRIVGLSATISNFDFVKRWVNPQSPENVLIIESDGNQKDILYSLMHFSVEEQGKKSLELFEDIYELTEEEQSIIFCNTRGEVEETTVLLNRLAKKNGQEQKYYAHHSSIDKTEREYVEEQMASASVPKSVVCTSTLELGIDIGKLDLVMQIDSTFTVSSLKQRLGRSGRKQDSPHVLQLYTTSANSLLQSTAVMELLLEKWIEPANHYLLPYDILFHQLLSICQETNGITESEIIEQIQRNGAFVHIPIDGIMQLIDFMLEKEMLEKIVGKHEYIVGLEGERILRSKDFYTVFMTPQEYSVHAGMKKIGQLSKNGFFHEGDNIILAGKLWAIKVIDNKKDKIYVEQASNGKPPRFESSGGKVHECIGEKMVELLCSEKNFSYMNETAMDELHDMRKRYQWYDVTPNQRIAWKQKEGIIFEPFTGTVIANTLVWMMRAVLETDSVHIRDRIYRIEINKVCEFKKVIEAMRNKDWKAEDLLPYVKETEFFQSKYSSCLPESLQIDMHIAHEMNIEETKQYLNKFQFRLVE; the protein is encoded by the coding sequence ATGAGTGCCTTTTCTCTTTTGTCTAAAAACATCCAGAAAAGAGTATGGGATATGGGATGGGAGGCTTTTACTCCTGTTCAAAATCAAACGATCCCTGCTGTGATTCAGACGGATAAGGATGTAATTATCTCTTCAGGAACAGCTTCTGGTAAAACAGAGGCTGCTTTTTTACCCATTTTGACAAAGATTGAAGATACAGCGGACAGTCAGCTAAAAGCGCTTTATATTTCACCGCTGAAAGCGTTAATTAACAATCAGTTTGAGCGAATTGAAAAATTATGCACATATACGAATATTCCTGTATATCGATGGCATGGCGACGTCAATCAAAGTCAAAAGAAGAAATTTATAAAAAAACCTGCGGGCATTCTACAGATTACTCCCGAATCGCTAGAGAGTTTATTCATTAATCGAACAGGGCAAGTAAAAAGCATCTTTCATTCGTTAGATTTTATTGTCATTGACGAAATCCATTCTTTTCTTGGGACGGAAAGAGGAACACATTTGCGTTCATTGCTTTCAAGACTAGAGCCATATTGTACAGCTCGTCCTAGAATTGTTGGTCTTTCTGCCACAATTAGCAACTTTGATTTTGTGAAGCGCTGGGTAAATCCACAAAGCCCTGAAAATGTTCTGATTATTGAATCAGATGGTAATCAAAAAGATATCTTATATTCTCTTATGCACTTCTCAGTAGAGGAACAAGGAAAAAAATCACTGGAATTGTTTGAGGATATTTATGAGCTTACAGAGGAAGAACAGTCCATTATTTTTTGTAATACCCGTGGGGAAGTAGAAGAGACAACCGTTTTGCTTAATCGTCTTGCAAAGAAAAATGGACAGGAGCAGAAATATTATGCACATCACTCCTCGATTGACAAAACTGAAAGAGAGTATGTAGAGGAACAAATGGCTTCTGCTTCTGTTCCCAAAAGTGTGGTTTGTACAAGTACATTGGAATTAGGGATTGATATTGGAAAGCTTGATTTAGTCATGCAGATTGATAGCACTTTTACCGTTTCATCTTTAAAGCAACGATTAGGACGTTCGGGGAGAAAACAAGATTCGCCTCATGTTTTGCAATTATATACAACGAGCGCAAATAGCTTACTGCAGTCTACTGCTGTCATGGAGTTATTGCTTGAAAAGTGGATAGAGCCAGCCAATCATTATTTGCTTCCTTATGATATTTTATTTCACCAGCTACTTTCCATTTGTCAGGAAACGAACGGAATTACAGAAAGTGAAATCATAGAGCAGATCCAAAGAAACGGAGCTTTTGTTCATATCCCGATAGATGGAATCATGCAGCTAATTGATTTTATGTTGGAAAAGGAAATGTTAGAAAAAATCGTTGGGAAGCATGAATACATTGTCGGCTTGGAAGGAGAAAGAATTTTACGGAGTAAGGATTTTTATACAGTGTTTATGACACCACAAGAATACAGTGTACACGCAGGAATGAAGAAGATTGGGCAATTAAGCAAGAATGGCTTTTTTCATGAAGGGGATAACATTATTCTTGCCGGCAAGTTATGGGCCATCAAGGTGATTGATAACAAAAAAGATAAGATTTATGTAGAGCAAGCATCGAATGGGAAACCGCCACGATTCGAAAGTTCGGGAGGCAAAGTTCATGAGTGCATTGGTGAAAAAATGGTAGAGCTTCTTTGCTCGGAGAAAAACTTTTCTTATATGAATGAAACAGCAATGGATGAACTACACGATATGCGAAAAAGGTATCAATGGTATGATGTGACTCCGAATCAACGGATTGCTTGGAAACAAAAAGAAGGTATTATTTTCGAGCCGTTTACAGGAACTGTTATTGCCAATACATTAGTATGGATGATGCGGGCTGTATTAGAAACCGACTCTGTTCATATTCGTGATCGAATTTACAGAATTGAGATAAATAAGGTCTGTGAATTTAAGAAAGTTATTGAGGCAATGCGAAATAAGGACTGGAAAGCAGAAGATTTACTGCCCTATGTAAAAGAAACGGAGTTTTTTCAATCAAAATATTCGTCATGCTTACCTGAAAGTTTGCAGATAGATATGCACATAGCACATGAAATGAATATTGAAGAAACAAAACAATATTTAAATAAGTTTCAATTTCGTCTTGTTGAATGA
- a CDS encoding ATP-binding protein — translation MKIKKKDSTAILNSLYGGVVPNRGLEYILVGRAEEAKQILNDLTDVKEGSSVIKFFIGKFGSGKSFIQALVQQIAFKEKFVVAKADFTPERRLYGSEGKSVVTYSELMKNLAIATVPEGNALPTILDKWISEVQTRVTQKKGYGAVEFDNPEFIKDVENEIVSITAKMDDLVGGYDFARILTLYFKGFVEDNSHLQRCALRWLRGEYTTKTEAREDLGVRDIINDANYYEYIKVLSQFVRQIGYAGLVINFDEAINLYKITHPQARDKNYEMILKIYNDTLQGNVGGLFITFGGTEEFLEDERRGLFSYAALKSRLQSNRFETNEHRDLSQPVIKLTPLKYDELYLLLQKVRDIHAVHYGYEANVSSEEIQSFIRIEYARPGAEENITTRDVVRTFIGALNILQQNPVIDRAQLFGEQQQGEDSNHKKERFSRFQKATE, via the coding sequence ATGAAAATAAAAAAGAAAGACTCAACAGCGATTCTAAATTCTTTATATGGTGGTGTCGTACCCAATCGGGGATTGGAATATATCCTAGTGGGCAGGGCGGAAGAAGCAAAACAGATTTTAAATGATTTGACGGATGTAAAAGAAGGCTCTTCTGTCATCAAGTTCTTTATTGGAAAGTTCGGCAGCGGGAAAAGTTTTATTCAAGCACTTGTACAGCAGATTGCCTTTAAAGAAAAGTTCGTAGTAGCAAAAGCAGATTTTACACCTGAGCGCCGATTATATGGCAGTGAAGGGAAATCCGTTGTGACCTATTCCGAGCTTATGAAAAATTTGGCGATTGCTACGGTTCCTGAAGGAAATGCATTGCCGACTATTCTGGATAAATGGATTAGCGAAGTGCAGACGCGTGTTACTCAGAAGAAAGGGTATGGAGCAGTAGAGTTTGATAATCCAGAATTTATTAAAGATGTGGAAAACGAGATTGTAAGCATTACAGCAAAAATGGATGACTTGGTTGGCGGATATGACTTTGCCCGTATTCTTACGCTTTATTTTAAAGGTTTTGTCGAAGATAATTCCCATTTACAACGGTGTGCTTTACGCTGGTTACGCGGCGAATATACAACGAAAACAGAAGCGCGTGAAGACCTTGGGGTTCGGGATATTATTAATGATGCTAATTACTACGAGTACATAAAAGTGTTATCTCAATTCGTGCGCCAGATTGGGTATGCGGGTCTTGTCATCAACTTTGATGAAGCCATTAACCTTTATAAAATTACCCACCCACAGGCACGGGATAAAAACTATGAAATGATTTTAAAAATATATAACGATACGTTACAGGGAAATGTCGGAGGTTTATTTATTACATTTGGCGGGACAGAAGAATTTTTAGAAGATGAGCGGAGGGGATTATTTAGTTATGCTGCGTTGAAAAGCCGCTTGCAATCCAATCGGTTTGAGACGAATGAGCATCGAGATTTATCTCAACCTGTTATTAAGCTAACACCTTTAAAGTATGATGAATTGTATCTTCTTCTACAAAAAGTAAGAGATATACATGCTGTTCATTATGGATACGAAGCGAACGTTTCATCTGAGGAGATTCAATCATTTATCCGTATAGAATACGCTCGTCCAGGTGCTGAGGAGAATATTACTACTCGCGATGTAGTACGGACTTTTATTGGGGCTTTAAATATTTTACAGCAAAACCCTGTAATAGATCGGGCACAGTTATTCGGTGAACAGCAGCAGGGAGAAGATTCGAATCATAAAAAAGAGCGATTCTCCCGTTTTCAAAAAGCGACAGAATAA
- a CDS encoding TerB N-terminal domain-containing protein — protein MKQKSVGTGVLLALFLGGIGAHHFYVGKYIRGALYLLFCWTYVPIFLGFIDSLFMRRWVEQLNGDALPVKVEEVEMIKENPRKTVEPVSISMPPFYNETELILSEFQHLKIPMHILEEIKSIGQPHRSRSGTYIEFSTYHSGFIKNSLQYSQCVGRKCFHIPLQAYYTTFDHLDDQQKAWYFYWRSQVLQGNYLDTDMSYIFLFVYELINYSFNQNAAFNISMIVRLYESYKERHPKLEYYLLQWKEDFLHEIALAENKAVNRIEESSRFSIYEKVKEKEEQLHKVSFTLWKPYIADYRETQFFQQNKNKIYKVFKESLPLLQSSYASDQKKILEEWMPIKMKEETRYLFGGAVMGRKAREYKVQVAERMPTEKMYKQITALFRMSENVARTLAGEKRKIKVLVENLPEDMEEKMIEKFSQQNTTGSKQKSRFVKVQEKSEVAEGGIIPRRSEEEALPKLAIEFNIERIQQLDKESQELQQIFEERFTDHEEEEMVVASVKEKEAKEENSFILPLSVFDTDEEDGEGFLEELSEIEIEFLQGFKHLRRNAQEATRFLKGKGIMLGMFLDALNEKADEYLGDNLIEQDGDELEITEEYTYILAKLQEVTS, from the coding sequence GTGAAGCAAAAATCAGTAGGTACAGGGGTTCTTTTGGCGTTGTTTTTAGGTGGGATAGGGGCGCATCATTTTTATGTTGGAAAGTATATAAGGGGTGCGTTGTATCTTCTCTTTTGCTGGACATACGTGCCAATTTTTCTGGGTTTTATCGATAGTTTATTCATGAGACGTTGGGTGGAACAGTTGAATGGGGATGCTTTACCTGTAAAAGTGGAGGAAGTTGAAATGATTAAAGAAAACCCAAGGAAAACGGTTGAGCCGGTTTCTATTTCCATGCCCCCTTTTTACAATGAAACTGAGTTGATTTTGTCTGAGTTTCAGCACTTGAAGATACCTATGCACATCTTGGAAGAGATCAAGAGTATAGGGCAGCCGCATAGGAGTAGAAGTGGTACTTACATTGAGTTCTCAACTTATCATTCTGGGTTCATTAAGAATTCATTGCAATATTCGCAGTGTGTCGGCAGGAAATGTTTTCACATTCCTTTACAAGCTTACTATACGACATTCGATCACCTAGATGATCAGCAAAAAGCATGGTACTTTTACTGGCGTTCCCAGGTTTTGCAGGGGAACTATCTTGATACGGATATGAGCTACATTTTCTTATTTGTATATGAACTGATTAATTACAGTTTTAATCAAAATGCGGCATTTAATATCAGCATGATTGTACGACTATATGAAAGTTATAAAGAACGTCATCCGAAACTAGAATATTACTTATTACAGTGGAAAGAAGACTTTTTACATGAGATTGCATTAGCAGAAAATAAAGCTGTGAACCGTATAGAGGAATCAAGTCGTTTTTCTATATATGAAAAAGTGAAAGAGAAGGAAGAACAGCTGCATAAAGTCTCTTTTACACTTTGGAAGCCGTATATTGCTGACTATCGAGAAACACAGTTTTTCCAGCAAAATAAAAATAAAATCTATAAAGTTTTCAAAGAGTCGTTGCCTTTACTACAAAGCAGCTATGCCAGCGATCAGAAAAAAATACTGGAAGAGTGGATGCCTATAAAAATGAAGGAGGAAACAAGATATTTATTTGGTGGGGCTGTTATGGGGCGGAAAGCCAGGGAATACAAGGTTCAGGTGGCAGAACGTATGCCTACAGAGAAAATGTATAAGCAAATTACAGCACTATTCCGCATGTCCGAAAATGTTGCTCGAACATTAGCGGGCGAAAAGCGGAAAATTAAAGTTCTTGTTGAGAATTTGCCAGAGGACATGGAAGAAAAAATGATAGAAAAATTTTCGCAGCAAAATACCACAGGCTCGAAGCAAAAGTCTCGCTTTGTAAAAGTACAGGAGAAATCAGAAGTAGCGGAAGGTGGCATCATTCCTCGGAGGTCTGAAGAGGAAGCTCTACCGAAACTGGCGATTGAATTTAACATAGAACGAATTCAGCAATTGGATAAAGAAAGTCAAGAATTACAACAAATATTTGAGGAACGGTTTACGGACCATGAGGAAGAGGAAATGGTGGTAGCTTCTGTTAAGGAAAAAGAAGCTAAGGAGGAAAATTCATTTATTTTGCCACTGTCTGTTTTTGATACAGATGAGGAAGACGGCGAAGGATTCCTTGAGGAACTGTCAGAAATTGAAATTGAATTTCTGCAAGGGTTTAAACATTTGCGACGAAATGCCCAAGAAGCTACTCGGTTTTTAAAAGGTAAGGGGATCATGCTGGGGATGTTTTTAGATGCGCTGAATGAAAAAGCAGATGAATACCTTGGTGATAATTTGATTGAACAAGATGGAGATGAACTGGAAATTACGGAGGAGTATACATACATTTTAGCCAAGCTACAGGAGGTCACGTCATGA
- a CDS encoding gamma-glutamylcyclotransferase, protein MIDKVFVYGTLCEEESNHYVVAPFVQSTSEATIQGWLYHLPYGYPTMIPGAGKVRGQLFELCDVPAALAAMDWLEGYEANRPDNEYERIVTTAVTEDGQTHDCYVYIYPDRHQNRLEPDAIFLPAGDWRAYRRGEAWEMYFAYGSCMNRDSFAVDVPVYRVLGRAVLNDYRIGFTHYSAYKWQGGAADVLPASGRQTEGVLYAIPADLLPALDRREGVETRIYERIAVEVKMGDRMVRAWTYTVMNKQPDMAPSPAYRDTIVAGSDLLSEEYVQELTRFMEDLI, encoded by the coding sequence GTGATTGACAAAGTATTCGTATATGGAACGCTCTGTGAGGAGGAAAGCAATCATTATGTCGTGGCTCCGTTCGTACAAAGTACTTCGGAAGCGACAATTCAGGGATGGCTGTATCATCTCCCGTACGGATATCCAACGATGATTCCTGGTGCCGGAAAAGTAAGGGGACAACTGTTTGAATTGTGCGATGTTCCGGCGGCGCTTGCCGCAATGGATTGGCTGGAAGGATATGAAGCAAACCGCCCGGACAACGAGTATGAACGCATTGTAACAACAGCTGTAACCGAAGACGGTCAAACGCATGACTGCTATGTGTACATATATCCTGACAGGCATCAAAATAGGCTGGAGCCTGATGCAATCTTCCTGCCAGCTGGAGACTGGCGTGCGTATCGGCGAGGTGAAGCGTGGGAGATGTACTTTGCGTACGGGTCTTGCATGAACCGGGATAGCTTCGCGGTCGATGTGCCGGTATACCGTGTATTGGGTCGGGCGGTGCTGAATGATTATCGTATTGGATTCACACATTATTCCGCGTATAAATGGCAGGGAGGGGCGGCGGATGTACTGCCTGCTTCGGGGCGGCAGACAGAGGGGGTGCTGTATGCAATCCCTGCGGATTTGCTGCCAGCACTTGACAGGCGTGAAGGTGTTGAAACGAGAATTTATGAGCGAATTGCGGTCGAGGTTAAGATGGGGGACAGAATGGTGCGGGCTTGGACGTATACGGTTATGAACAAGCAGCCGGATATGGCCCCTTCTCCGGCGTATCGGGATACGATTGTTGCAGGAAGTGATTTGTTGAGTGAGGAATATGTGCAGGAATTGACGCGATTTATGGAAGACCTGATTTAA
- a CDS encoding PfkB family carbohydrate kinase: protein MKAVLSLGELLIDFVPETNGQALADVGSFRRAPGGAPANVAAAVARLGGRARFIGKTGTDAFGDFLIQTLADVGVDTSFLTRTAEVKTGLAFVSLKEDGERDFLFYRDPAADMLLERNDITDELFAEAAVFHFGSLSLIADPARSATVYAAEQARKHGLLVSYDPNVRLALWPGAEDARRTILSYMPLADVVKVSEEELEFLTGTVDVREGTASWFTQGVRLVLITRGKQGSTYVLPDGSTGDVPGIPAQAVDATGAGDAFVGAVLYQLAERMTCNPGDVLGGLNHEVLVRLLTFANVAGALATEQRGAIPALPHMAVVNKALDDLREKR from the coding sequence GTGAAGGCTGTACTTTCTTTAGGTGAGTTGCTGATTGATTTTGTGCCGGAGACGAACGGGCAGGCGCTTGCCGATGTTGGATCATTCCGCAGAGCGCCGGGGGGAGCGCCTGCCAATGTAGCGGCGGCTGTTGCCAGGCTTGGTGGTCGCGCCCGTTTCATCGGGAAAACAGGTACGGATGCATTTGGTGATTTCCTCATTCAGACACTTGCGGATGTTGGCGTGGATACAAGCTTTTTGACACGGACGGCAGAAGTAAAGACGGGGCTTGCTTTTGTGTCATTGAAAGAAGACGGGGAGCGAGATTTCCTGTTCTATCGCGATCCAGCGGCGGATATGTTACTTGAAAGAAACGACATTACTGACGAGCTGTTTGCAGAAGCGGCTGTCTTTCACTTTGGGTCACTGTCACTGATTGCGGACCCGGCACGTTCGGCTACGGTATATGCTGCGGAACAGGCACGGAAGCATGGCCTGCTTGTCAGTTATGATCCCAATGTGCGACTTGCTCTCTGGCCTGGGGCAGAAGATGCTCGCCGAACAATTCTTTCATACATGCCGCTTGCGGATGTGGTGAAGGTGAGTGAGGAGGAGCTGGAGTTTCTGACAGGTACAGTGGATGTAAGAGAAGGGACAGCCTCCTGGTTCACGCAGGGGGTGCGGCTTGTCCTTATTACACGCGGTAAGCAGGGCAGTACGTATGTGTTGCCGGATGGTTCGACAGGTGATGTGCCGGGGATTCCGGCACAGGCTGTAGATGCGACAGGTGCGGGGGATGCGTTTGTCGGGGCGGTTTTGTACCAGTTAGCAGAACGGATGACTTGTAATCCGGGCGATGTGCTCGGCGGGCTTAATCATGAGGTGCTTGTGCGGCTACTTACGTTTGCGAATGTAGCGGGGGCGCTTGCGACAGAGCAGCGCGGGGCGATTCCAGCGCTGCCGCACATGGCAGTCGTTAACAAGGCACTGGATGATTTGCGAGAAAAACGGTAA
- a CDS encoding glycoside hydrolase family 2 protein, which translates to MHQELNISGMWQCMPDPDNIIENSINNYMVYKANEQPWHDIVVPAHWQQAGFADHQGVMWYRRLFMVPARQDDISYYLHFGGVDYFAEVWLNGHYLGAHEGDFDAFSFRATDALRFGRENELIVKVTAALDENPERKAIAKGGLYHWDCLPVHQQGLTDCPEVPSAANEQYPNPLVNPGGIWQDVVLQLRPTVHLTDIRVTPYLADDYKSARVYVNVRWNNDSAQEADYALAVRLVPHNFVGDVTTSCDDLFAPPGAGSQMMRLAIANPMLWWSLGLGEPNLYRAIVELTCGTTVIETKEITFGIRDIRIEADWSVYVNGKRLFIKGNNYLSDQFLSLMDEVKYERDVQMMLDAHMNMTRLFAHAEKEEFYRLCDERGLLIFQDLPFQWGYRSDGEFINRAADISRRFVERLAHHPSIALWCCHSESRMHDYNKLDAVLMETVQKADPARPVHKNSVLIDQGGLPPFFATWDDFAAYVPKHLSVNWVGWYWGKIEDAEQYNPLFVTEYGTQSLPGVASLRKFLAPDELWPPDMNAWRKRGFQNVICEKRTGELPDSLEELVEQTQNYQVAFYKAHTEALRRRKYNNVNGVLQFHFVNTWPAIDWAIIDYYRRPKKAYHAIREAFAPLLLSFTGNVERTVDAVQVTMEAWVVNDEYREYEGLEIAYRLLDMDGAVLEERIVLAPLIEEDSVRCFDRAVLTLPTSGDVYRLEGVLRDREGCIMAHNDCMLRTHGKAEEIETAADVKAGL; encoded by the coding sequence ATGCATCAGGAACTAAACATTAGTGGCATGTGGCAATGCATGCCCGACCCGGACAATATAATAGAAAACAGCATCAACAACTATATGGTATATAAGGCGAATGAACAGCCGTGGCATGATATTGTCGTTCCCGCGCACTGGCAGCAGGCAGGATTTGCGGATCACCAGGGAGTGATGTGGTATCGTCGCTTGTTTATGGTGCCAGCACGACAGGATGACATTTCGTATTATTTGCATTTTGGCGGTGTGGATTATTTCGCGGAGGTGTGGCTGAACGGTCATTATCTCGGCGCACATGAAGGGGATTTTGACGCATTTTCCTTCCGGGCGACGGATGCGCTTCGTTTTGGAAGAGAGAATGAACTGATTGTGAAAGTGACTGCCGCCCTGGATGAAAATCCGGAGCGCAAAGCGATTGCGAAGGGCGGTCTGTATCATTGGGACTGCCTTCCGGTGCACCAGCAGGGTCTCACTGACTGCCCGGAAGTACCATCTGCGGCGAATGAACAGTACCCGAATCCGCTTGTGAATCCGGGAGGCATCTGGCAGGATGTAGTGCTTCAGTTACGCCCGACTGTTCATCTGACGGATATTCGCGTTACTCCTTATTTGGCGGATGATTATAAATCTGCCCGTGTATATGTGAATGTGCGCTGGAATAATGATAGTGCGCAGGAAGCAGACTATGCGCTAGCGGTACGACTTGTGCCGCATAATTTTGTAGGAGATGTAACGACTTCCTGCGATGATCTGTTTGCTCCACCGGGGGCAGGCAGTCAGATGATGCGTCTTGCAATCGCAAACCCGATGCTCTGGTGGAGCCTGGGACTTGGGGAGCCGAATTTGTATCGCGCGATTGTTGAGCTTACGTGCGGCACAACGGTGATCGAGACGAAAGAAATCACATTCGGCATTCGCGACATTCGTATCGAAGCGGACTGGAGTGTGTATGTGAATGGCAAGCGTCTCTTTATTAAAGGAAATAATTATTTGTCCGATCAGTTTTTATCGCTGATGGATGAGGTGAAATATGAGCGTGATGTGCAGATGATGCTTGATGCGCATATGAATATGACTCGATTGTTCGCTCATGCGGAGAAAGAAGAATTTTATCGCCTGTGTGATGAACGAGGATTGCTCATTTTTCAAGATTTGCCATTTCAGTGGGGGTACCGCTCTGACGGTGAATTCATCAATCGAGCCGCTGATATAAGCCGCCGATTCGTCGAGCGTCTGGCGCACCATCCATCGATTGCGCTCTGGTGCTGTCACAGCGAGTCACGCATGCATGATTATAACAAGCTTGATGCAGTACTGATGGAAACCGTACAGAAAGCAGATCCGGCCCGTCCTGTGCATAAAAATTCGGTGTTAATCGATCAGGGGGGATTGCCGCCGTTTTTTGCAACATGGGATGATTTCGCCGCCTACGTGCCGAAGCACTTGAGTGTGAACTGGGTTGGCTGGTACTGGGGCAAGATTGAAGACGCTGAGCAATATAATCCGTTGTTTGTGACCGAATACGGTACGCAATCATTGCCGGGTGTGGCATCGCTGCGTAAGTTTCTCGCGCCGGATGAGCTATGGCCGCCGGATATGAACGCCTGGCGGAAGCGGGGCTTTCAGAATGTAATTTGTGAGAAGCGGACGGGCGAGCTGCCGGATTCTTTAGAAGAATTGGTAGAGCAGACGCAAAACTATCAGGTTGCTTTTTATAAGGCACATACAGAAGCGTTGCGTCGCCGGAAATATAACAATGTAAACGGAGTGTTACAGTTCCATTTTGTGAATACGTGGCCGGCGATTGATTGGGCGATTATTGATTATTATCGTCGACCTAAAAAAGCGTATCATGCAATTCGGGAAGCGTTTGCACCTCTGCTTTTATCGTTTACAGGCAATGTGGAGCGGACGGTAGATGCTGTACAGGTGACGATGGAAGCGTGGGTCGTCAATGATGAATATCGGGAGTATGAAGGTTTAGAAATTGCGTACCGGCTGCTGGATATGGACGGAGCAGTGCTTGAAGAACGCATTGTGCTGGCGCCGCTGATTGAGGAAGATTCTGTCCGCTGCTTTGATCGGGCTGTGCTGACTTTGCCTACTTCGGGTGATGTATACCGTTTAGAAGGGGTACTGCGTGATCGAGAGGGTTGCATTATGGCTCATAATGACTGTATGCTTCGCACGCATGGTAAGGCAGAGGAGATAGAGACGGCGGCTGATGTGAAAGCTGGATTATGA
- the nagA gene encoding N-acetylglucosamine-6-phosphate deacetylase has product MGMKMFRNITVYTGTEQIENGTVTIEGERIQEVRKEETINVAADVFLFPQGYKLVPGFIDVHIHGAAGADVMDENLAALQTIASALPAEGTTSFLATTMTQEAKKIERALMNVREYRRTYMNPGQAEVLGVHLEGPFLSPQRAGAQPTRHMCHPDREQFQKWQEAADGAIRLVTMAPELPDALAFIRYLCESGVTVSVGHSDATSAQVKAAADAGATHATHLFNAMRGLHHREPGVAGAVLLDERIAAELIADGIHIVPEMVQLAWRMKGAEKLLLVTDAMRAKCLGSGTYELGGQQVNVQDGQAILADGTLAGSILRMGEAFANVQAFTGCTLADAVRMAAVNPAKQIGVFDRKGSIEPGKDADLVVLNERDEVVLTMCRGEVAYEFH; this is encoded by the coding sequence ATGGGAATGAAAATGTTTCGGAATATTACTGTGTATACAGGAACGGAACAAATTGAGAATGGAACGGTGACGATAGAGGGAGAACGGATTCAGGAAGTTAGAAAAGAGGAGACCATAAACGTAGCAGCAGACGTATTCTTATTTCCACAAGGGTACAAGCTGGTACCTGGCTTTATTGACGTACATATTCATGGCGCGGCCGGGGCCGATGTGATGGATGAGAATCTGGCTGCACTTCAGACGATAGCCAGTGCGCTTCCAGCAGAAGGAACGACTTCTTTTCTGGCGACGACGATGACGCAGGAAGCAAAGAAGATTGAGCGGGCATTGATGAATGTAAGAGAATACCGACGTACGTACATGAATCCGGGACAGGCGGAAGTGCTTGGCGTGCATCTGGAAGGACCATTTTTGTCGCCGCAACGGGCAGGGGCACAGCCTACCCGGCATATGTGTCACCCGGATCGTGAGCAGTTTCAGAAGTGGCAGGAAGCGGCAGATGGCGCGATTCGTCTTGTAACAATGGCACCGGAACTGCCGGATGCGCTTGCGTTTATCCGTTATTTATGTGAGTCGGGTGTGACGGTTTCAGTCGGTCATTCAGATGCCACATCTGCACAAGTAAAGGCAGCAGCGGATGCGGGCGCAACGCATGCAACGCATCTATTTAATGCCATGCGCGGATTGCACCATCGTGAGCCAGGTGTGGCGGGAGCAGTACTATTAGATGAAAGAATTGCGGCAGAGCTGATTGCAGATGGCATTCATATCGTGCCGGAGATGGTTCAGCTTGCATGGCGTATGAAAGGAGCGGAAAAGCTCTTGCTTGTAACGGATGCGATGCGAGCCAAATGTTTGGGAAGCGGTACGTATGAGCTAGGTGGGCAGCAGGTGAACGTACAGGACGGTCAGGCGATACTCGCAGATGGTACGCTTGCTGGAAGTATTCTTCGTATGGGGGAAGCGTTCGCCAATGTTCAAGCTTTTACCGGTTGTACGCTGGCGGACGCTGTTCGGATGGCGGCAGTCAATCCGGCGAAGCAAATCGGTGTGTTTGATCGTAAAGGTAGCATCGAACCGGGCAAAGATGCGGATCTTGTCGTGCTGAATGAGCGCGATGAAGTGGTGTTGACGATGTGCCGTGGAGAAGTCGCCTATGAATTCCATTGA